Proteins encoded in a region of the Devosia sp. RR2S18 genome:
- a CDS encoding SAM-dependent methyltransferase — MTKTAVENTQTGVTPWTRFAAWAVELIGVKLVGNPKHGAVTVVLPNGRSRTLGNPATGSHSVLKLKNLNVLREAMQRGTVGFAAAYLNGDVEVDDLTALFRFFLQNREMLDRANYGFFRRAASDLHYHLSRRNTLEGSKRNIAEHYDLGNEFYGQWLDPSMTYSSAVFTSGDQSLEEAQRAKYHRVADMAGITEGSSVLEIGCGWGGFAETVARDYKAHLRGITLSAEQLKYGQERLRRQSLDDLAKLVFEDYRHTEGQYDHIGSIEMIEAVGEENWPSYFKTVHDRLKPGGTAAIQAITINEADFDGYRSGPDFIQRYIFPGGMLLTKSAMREYGERHGLILENVETFRLSYAKTLRLWRERFLERWPMIAPLGYDERFRRKWVYYLSYCEAGFTEGLIDVGIYQYRRPS; from the coding sequence ATGACCAAAACAGCAGTAGAGAATACCCAGACTGGAGTTACGCCGTGGACTCGCTTCGCGGCGTGGGCAGTTGAACTTATCGGCGTCAAACTTGTGGGCAATCCCAAGCATGGCGCGGTCACCGTCGTTTTGCCCAATGGCCGTAGCCGTACGCTGGGCAATCCTGCCACGGGGAGCCACTCCGTCCTCAAGCTAAAGAATCTCAACGTTCTTCGCGAAGCAATGCAGCGCGGAACGGTGGGGTTCGCCGCTGCCTACCTCAACGGCGATGTCGAGGTGGATGACCTAACGGCTCTGTTCCGGTTCTTCCTGCAGAACCGGGAGATGCTCGATCGGGCAAATTACGGCTTCTTCCGCCGTGCTGCCAGCGATCTCCACTATCATCTATCGCGGCGAAATACCCTCGAAGGCTCCAAGCGGAACATCGCCGAGCACTACGATCTCGGCAACGAATTCTATGGTCAGTGGCTCGATCCATCGATGACCTACTCCTCCGCCGTTTTTACCTCAGGCGACCAGAGTCTCGAGGAAGCGCAGCGCGCCAAGTATCACCGTGTCGCTGACATGGCCGGGATTACCGAGGGCTCCTCGGTTCTTGAAATTGGCTGCGGTTGGGGTGGGTTCGCCGAGACGGTGGCCAGAGACTACAAGGCGCATCTGCGCGGCATCACGCTTTCAGCCGAGCAGCTAAAATACGGTCAGGAGCGCCTTCGGCGGCAGAGTCTTGATGATCTGGCGAAGCTTGTCTTCGAAGACTACCGGCACACTGAGGGGCAGTACGATCATATAGGCTCCATCGAAATGATCGAAGCGGTGGGTGAGGAGAACTGGCCGAGCTACTTCAAGACCGTTCATGATCGGCTGAAGCCAGGTGGCACAGCGGCCATCCAGGCGATTACCATCAACGAGGCCGATTTCGATGGCTATCGCAGCGGCCCCGATTTCATCCAGCGATACATCTTCCCCGGCGGCATGCTGCTAACCAAGTCGGCGATGCGCGAATACGGCGAGCGGCACGGGCTGATCTTGGAGAATGTGGAGACCTTCCGCCTCAGCTATGCCAAGACCCTCCGGCTCTGGCGCGAACGCTTCCTTGAACGTTGGCCGATGATTGCCCCGCTAGGCTATGATGAGCGCTTCAGGCGCAAATGGGTCTACTACCTGAGCTACTGCGAGGCGGGTTTTACCGAAGGGCTGATCGATGTTGGCATCTACCAATACCGCCGTCCCAGCTAA
- a CDS encoding NAD(P)/FAD-dependent oxidoreductase has product MTLPTIAVIGSGIAGLSAAWLLSRNHQVTVLERQNRLGGHSNTVAVELPGGKVAVDTGFIVYNEQNYPNLTALFSHLEVSTTPSSMSFSVSIEEGRREYSGNHLNGLFGQRRNIIRPEHWQLVGDILRFFRQAQRQVASCSPDISIGEFLDRFGYSRVFIEDHILPVSAAIWSTPSRGMLDFPARTFIEFFANHSLLQVTNRPVWRTVVGGSREYVSRILAKAAFETRRSVHIASVVRHVEGVEVFFADGTRQRFDQVVFACHADEALALLGDASAVERNVLSSFRNVSNRAVLHTDASFMPRRRHLWSSWNYLRGEEGDTALSLSYWMNKLQPLRTKTDLFVTLNPHRSFAQGTVHYEAQYEHPLFDARAIAAQRDLWQVQGVQRTWFAGAWMGYGFHEDGLQAGLEVAERIGAPRRPWQVAHERQRIEHNWADQPEQLWAAE; this is encoded by the coding sequence ATGACACTCCCCACCATCGCTGTTATTGGCTCAGGTATCGCAGGTCTTTCAGCAGCTTGGTTGCTATCGCGAAACCATCAGGTTACCGTTCTGGAGAGGCAGAACCGGTTGGGCGGGCACTCCAACACGGTGGCTGTCGAGCTGCCCGGAGGAAAAGTCGCCGTCGACACGGGCTTCATTGTCTATAACGAACAGAACTATCCAAATCTGACGGCCCTGTTTTCGCACCTTGAGGTTTCGACGACCCCCTCGAGCATGAGCTTTTCGGTGTCGATCGAGGAGGGGCGCCGCGAGTATTCCGGCAATCACCTCAACGGCCTGTTCGGGCAGCGCCGGAACATCATCCGCCCGGAGCACTGGCAGCTCGTTGGTGACATTTTGCGCTTCTTCCGGCAAGCACAGCGTCAGGTCGCCAGCTGTTCACCCGATATCTCGATCGGCGAGTTCCTCGACCGTTTCGGCTATTCGCGGGTGTTTATCGAGGATCACATCCTGCCGGTCTCTGCCGCCATCTGGTCTACGCCCTCGCGCGGCATGCTCGATTTTCCCGCCAGAACATTTATCGAGTTCTTCGCCAACCACTCGCTTCTGCAGGTGACCAATCGTCCGGTGTGGCGGACGGTTGTTGGAGGCTCAAGGGAGTATGTCAGCCGCATACTGGCTAAGGCGGCTTTCGAAACGCGCAGGTCCGTCCATATTGCTTCAGTGGTAAGGCACGTAGAGGGCGTGGAGGTGTTTTTTGCCGATGGGACGCGCCAGCGCTTCGATCAGGTGGTTTTTGCATGCCATGCGGACGAGGCTTTGGCCTTGCTCGGCGATGCTAGCGCAGTGGAGCGGAATGTCCTCTCCTCCTTTCGAAATGTCAGCAACCGTGCCGTTCTTCACACTGACGCCAGTTTCATGCCGAGGCGACGTCATCTCTGGTCTTCCTGGAACTATCTACGAGGCGAGGAGGGGGATACAGCGTTGAGCCTCTCCTATTGGATGAACAAGCTACAGCCGCTCAGGACCAAGACGGACCTGTTTGTGACGCTCAATCCGCATCGCTCCTTTGCTCAGGGAACAGTGCACTACGAGGCGCAATACGAGCATCCGCTATTCGACGCCCGCGCCATCGCAGCTCAGCGCGATCTTTGGCAGGTGCAAGGCGTTCAGCGCACCTGGTTTGCCGGCGCCTGGATGGGATATGGCTTCCACGAAGATGGCCTGCAGGCAGGGCTGGAAGTGGCAGAGCGGATCGGCGCGCCACGGCGCCCGTGGCAGGTTGCTCATGAACGCCAGCGCATAGAACACAACTGGGCGGACCAGCCGGAGCAGCTATGGGCAGCGGAATAG
- a CDS encoding DUF1365 domain-containing protein has protein sequence MGSGIEAGALYVGEVVHKRARPKRHVLRYRVFSILVDIEQLESLDRDLRLFSLNSLNFVSLHVRDFGPRDGSSLADFVRRKALAAGIGDISRIRMLAYPRILGFAFNPITVYFCDNADGETCFMLYEVSNTFGEHHFYQAAVADEGSVISHMAPKRLYVSPFNTMEGEYRFSIRKPEETVFVGVTLGSVEGGGLTAYFSGEKRPLRDASLIKVLLAYPFMTAKVLAGIYWEALLLWLKGVPTTLKLRRPPKTRRQA, from the coding sequence ATGGGCAGCGGAATAGAAGCTGGCGCGCTCTATGTTGGCGAGGTGGTGCACAAGCGGGCGCGTCCCAAGCGCCATGTGCTCCGCTATCGGGTCTTCTCCATACTGGTCGACATCGAACAGCTTGAGAGCCTCGACCGAGACCTTCGGCTGTTTTCTTTGAACAGCTTGAACTTTGTGTCCTTGCACGTTCGTGATTTTGGGCCGCGGGACGGGAGCAGTTTGGCTGATTTTGTGCGACGCAAGGCGCTGGCTGCCGGGATTGGGGATATCTCCCGGATCAGGATGCTGGCCTATCCACGCATCCTTGGCTTCGCCTTCAACCCCATCACGGTCTACTTTTGCGACAATGCGGACGGTGAGACCTGCTTCATGCTTTATGAGGTCAGCAATACGTTCGGTGAACATCACTTCTACCAGGCGGCGGTTGCAGACGAGGGTTCGGTCATCAGCCACATGGCTCCCAAGAGGCTCTACGTCTCCCCTTTCAACACCATGGAGGGCGAGTATCGTTTTTCCATACGCAAGCCGGAGGAGACGGTGTTTGTCGGCGTCACTCTGGGCTCGGTTGAAGGCGGCGGCCTAACCGCCTATTTCAGCGGCGAAAAGCGTCCTTTGCGGGATGCCAGCTTGATCAAAGTGCTGCTTGCATATCCGTTTATGACGGCTAAAGTACTGGCCGGCATATATTGGGAGGCCCTGCTCTTGTGGCTCAAGGGTGTGCCCACGACACTGAAGTTGCGGCGCCCGCCAAAGACCCGCCGCCAAGCCTAG